A genomic stretch from Megachile rotundata isolate GNS110a chromosome 1, iyMegRotu1, whole genome shotgun sequence includes:
- the LOC100877217 gene encoding dynein regulatory complex protein 9, producing the protein MNSMYKVKTAAEEARKLWRHKKPEHSMAAFAANEAVSSRFSPSKRVTILSMLEEYTNALAIYHSTLKKPTRQDNDIPVNCISFDSNNFLRSDVQDNFDEVIKAEDAEEQATSEKLYEDSLYIRKVMEDLKEEIREHGTFEFLTKEIEEITRRKKEEENLLEQEEKLKKTVTELQKLIADEKIANEENKRRMMYELSEKQRNTERLKIISHAEQEYLAAWEKARYEQNQLRCDMEIKQLEKMLNDYSVQEKNEERVHRELTKFLTWETASFKKQAREWKERYIREKEMYEKEIWQLRIEIESRQKELEELKEEYRRNQEFIDMCLAEKEELRRQKEREELMRKSTVKIQAWWRGVMVRRKLGPYRPEEKRKKRQTKPKK; encoded by the exons ATGAACTCGATGTATAAAGTAAAAACCGCAGCGGAAGAAGCACGAAAGCTGTGGAGGCATAAAAAGCCTGAGCACTCAATGGCTGCATTCGCGGCAAATGAAGCCGTTTCTTCACGGTTCTCCCCGTCGAAACGTGTGACAATTCTATCGATGCTCGAGGAGTATACAAATGCGTTAGCCATTTACCATAGCACGCTGAAAAAGCCGACCAGACAGGATAACGATATTCCTGTTAACTGCATTTCCTTCGATTCCAA CAACTTTTTAAGGTCAGATGTACAAGACAATTTCGACGAAGTTATAAAAGCAGAAGATGCGGAGGAACAGGCTACCTCTGAGAAACTTTACGAAGACAG TTTGTACATAAGGAAAGTTATGGAGGACTTGAAAGAAGAAATTCGCGAGCACGGAACTTTCGAATTCTTGACGAAAGAGATCGAAGAGATTACCCGGCGTAAAAAAGAGGAGGAAAATTTACTCGAACAGGAAGAGAAACTCAAGAAAACAGTAACCGAGCTGCAAAAATTAATCGCCGATGAAAAAATCGCCAACGAGGAAAATAAGAGACGTATGATGTACGAACTTTCTGAGAAACAG AGAAATACAGAGAGGCTAAAGATAATTTCGCACGCGGAGCAAGAATACCTTGCTGCTTGGGAGAAGGCAAGATACGAGCAAAACCAGCTGCGCTGTGATATGGAGATAAAACAATTGGAGAAAATGTTAAATGATTACAGTGTACAGGAGAAGAATGAGGAGCGTGTGCACAGGGAACTGACGAAATTTTTAACTTGGGAAACGGcg TCATTCAAAAAGCAAGCGAGGGAATGGAAGGAGCGATACATCCGTGAAAAAGAAATGTACGAGAAAGAGATTTGGCAGTTACGTATTGAGATAGAATCACGGCAAAAGGAGTTAGAGGAACTTAAAGAAGAG TATCGTCGTAATCAAGAGTTTATTGATATGTGTTTAGCGGAGAAAGAGGAGCTGAGAAGACAAAAGGAACGGGAAGAACTAATGCGAAAAAGCACTGTCAAGATTCAAGCTTGGTGGCGAGGTGTTATGGTACGCCGGAAATTAGGGCCGTATCGGCctgaagaaaaaaggaaaaagcgtcaAACTAAGCCGAAGAAATAA